The Impatiens glandulifera chromosome 3, dImpGla2.1, whole genome shotgun sequence genome contains a region encoding:
- the LOC124930393 gene encoding probable pectinesterase 55 has protein sequence MVVVDKSGKGHFKTIQSAINSVPDGNNKWFHIIVNSGVYYEKVSISAEKEYIFLDGSGSSRTIISWGDHQSTGTSATFSSSANNFVSKGITFVNSYNIKQTTKLAPALAVILSGDKAAFYNCGFIGFQDTLCDFQGRHYFRSCYIEGVADFIWGYGQSVYQNCNIKVNGRGAISLGYITAQGRGSAQDSNGFVFNGCNVGGIGKAYLGRAYGSFSRVVFIKSTFSSVVTPLGWDNGFHPGEERNFTYVEAECRGTGTAQEAMAADLRKHEQTSHFKNRAEEERADVSLQQ, from the exons ATGGTAGTGGTCGATAAGTCTGGAAAAGGTCATTTCAAGACAATTCAAAGTGCGATTAATTCTGTTCCGGACGGAAATAATAAGTGGTTTCACATTATCGTCAATTCAGGCGTCTACTA TGAAAAGGTATCAATCTCAGCCGAGaaagaatacatatttttaGATGGAAGTGGCTCATCTCGCACGATAATCTCATGGGGTGATCATCAATCTACCGGCACAAGTGCCACATTTAGCTCATCTGCCAACAATTTTGTGTCTAAGGGCATAACATTTGTG aattcatataatataaaacaaacCACCAAACTTGCACCAGCATTGGCAGTAATATTATCCGGAGACAAAGCAGCCTTCTATAATTGTGGATTTATTGGTTTTCAAGACACACTTTGTGACTTTCAGGGTCGTCATTACTTTCGGTCATGCTACATTGAAGGAGTGGCTGATTTTATTTGGGGCTATGGTCAATCGGTTTACCAG AACTGCAACATAAAAGTCAATGGGAGAGGAGCAATTTCTCTTGGTTATATTACTGCACAAGGAAGAGGATCAGCACAAGATTCAAATGGATTTGTGTTCAATGGTTGTAATGTTGGTGGTATTGGGAAAGCATACCTTGGAAGAGCTTATGGATCATTTTCTAGAGTTGTTTTCATTAAATCGACATTTAGTTCGGTTGTGACTCCTTTAGGATGGGATAATGGTTTTCACCCAGGAGAAGA GAGGAACTTTACTTATGTAGAGGCAGAATGTCGAGGGACAG GTACAGCTCAAGAGGCGATGGCAGCAGACCTGAGGAagcacgagcagacgtctcacttcaaaaACAGAGCTGAGGAAGAGCGAGCAGACGTTTCACTTCAACAGTAG